The Oryza glaberrima chromosome 9, OglaRS2, whole genome shotgun sequence genome includes a window with the following:
- the LOC127785128 gene encoding ervatamin-B-like, with product MAKPSLLLLLLPLLIFSIGAALARADLMLDRFEQWMIRHGRAYTDAGEKQRRFEVYRRNVELVETFNSMSNGYKLADNKFADLTNEEFRAKMLGFRPHVTIPQISNTCSADIAMPGESSDDILPKSVDWRKKGAVVEVKNQGDCGSCWAFSAVAAIEGINQIKNGELVSLSEQELVDCDDEAVGCSGGYMSWAFEFVVGNHGLTTEASYPYHAANGACQAAKLNQSAVAIAGYRNVTPSSEPDLARAAAAQPVSVAVDGGSFMFQLYGSGVYTGPCTADVNHGVTVVGYGESEPKTDGGGAAKGGEKYWIVKNSWGAEWGDAGYILMQRDVAGLASGLCGIALLPSYPVM from the exons ATGGCTAAACCATCCTtgctcctccttcttcttcctctgctcATCTTCTCCATCGGCGCGGCTCTCGCCCGCGCCGATCTCATGCTGGACAGGTTCGAGCAGTGGATGATCAGGCATGGCCGCGCCTACACCGACGCCGGCGAGAAGCAGAGGAGGTTCGAGGTGTACAGGAGGAACGTCGAGCTCGTTGAGACGTTCAACTCCATGAGCAATGGCTACAAGCTGGCTGACAACAAGTTCGCCGACCTGACGAACGAGGAGTTCAGAGCCAAGATGCTGGGGTTCAGACCTCATGTCACGATTCCTCAGATTTCAAATACCTGCTCC GCTGACATAGCAATGCCTGGAGAGAGCAGTGATGATATTCTGCCGAAGAGCGTAGATTGGAGGAAGAAAGGGGCAGTGGTGGAAGTGAAGAACCAAGGAGATTGTG GTTCTTGCTGGGCGTTctccgcggtggcggcgatagAGGGGATCAACCAGATCAAGAACGGTGAGCTGGTGTCGCTGTCGGAGCAGGAGCTCGTGGACTgcgacgacgaggcggtggGGTGCAGCGGCGGGTACATGAGCTGGGCGTTCGAGTTCGTCGTCGGCAACCACGGCCTGACCACGGAGGCGAGCTACCCGTACCACGCCGCGAACGGCGCGTGCCAGGCGGCGAAGCTGAACCAGAGCGCGGTCGCCATCGCGGGCTACCGGAACGTGACGCCCAGCAGCGAGCCCGACCTGGCgagggccgccgcggcgcagccggtgtccgtcgccgtcgacggcggcagcttcATGTTCCAGCTCTACGGCAGCGGGGTCTACACGGGGCCGTGCACCGCCGACGTCAACCACGGCGTCACCGTGGTGGGCTACGGCGAGTCCGAGCCGaagacggacggcggcggcgcggcgaaagGCGGCGAGAAGTACTGGATCGTGAAGAACTCGTGGGGGGCGGAGTGGGGCGACGCCGGCTACATCCTCATGCAGCGCGACGTCGCCGGCTTGGCGTCCGGGCTGTGCGGCATCGCGCTGCTGCCGAGCTACCCCGTCATGTGA
- the LOC127785450 gene encoding uncharacterized protein LOC127785450: MAEELVLDTAIRDWVLVPLSVVMVLIGVLRYFVAKLMRSPSASPSPDPKLVKEGQVVIRARNLRINSQYIPAKAFKSRKVYYTNEENGLLHVPKEEAQKAQAAMFSDPNMAMDMMKKNLSMIVPQTLTFAWVNFFFSGFVAAKIPFPLTPRFRGMLQNGIDLSTVDVSYVSSRSWYFLNLFGLRGLFSLILGEENANDDAQKMMQMGGGFGGNPTMGLAAEKDNLDIIQHDWALPKMEHHAEEVLRKLLKK; encoded by the exons ATGGCGGAGGAGCTGGTGCTGGACACGGCGATCCGGGACTGGGTCCTCGTCCCGCTCTCCGTGGTGATGGTGCTCATCGGCGTGCTCCGCTACTTCGTCGCCAAGCTGATGCGCTCCCCGTCGGCGTCGCCCTCCCCCGACCCCAAGCTCGTCAAGGAGGG GCAAGTGGTAATTAGGGCGAGGAACCTGAGGATCAATTCGCAGTACATCCCGGCCAAGGCCTTCAAATCACGCAAGGTTTATTACACTAACGAG GAAAACGGATTGCTTCATGTCCCGAAAGAGGAAGCACAGAAAGCTCAGGCTGCCATGTTTTCAGATCCAAACATGGCCATGGACATGATGAAGAAGAACCTCTCTATGATAGTTCCTCAG ACACTTACATTTGCATGGGTGAACTTCTTCTTTTCGGGTTTTGTTGCAG CTAAGATTCCCTTTCCATTGACTCCGCGATTCAGGGGAATGCTGCAAAACGGGATAGACCTGAGTACTGTTGATGTGAGCTATGTTAGCAGCCGTTCATG GTACTTTCTCaatttgtttggtttgagggGTCTCTTCAGTCTGATCCTCGGTGAAGAAAATG CTAATGATGATGCACAAAAGATGATGCAGATGGGTGGGGGATTTGGCGGTAATCCCACAATG GGTTTGGCCGCAGAGAAAGACAACCTGGATATAATCCAGCATGACTGGGCTTTACCAAAGATGGAGCATCATGCTGAGGAAGTGCTGAGAAAGCTTCTGAAGAAATGA
- the LOC127784575 gene encoding pumilio homolog 5-like: MATESARPLSGGTGAGKWPPSKDTGSYDSIPASLSEDELAELAFMPNSGGIFGKWRGSVLERSGSAPPTMEGSLVALGHLTGQPSGNLGAILPNLGTEANNSESKENIYYDSACVKYYMSKVNLNPRFPPPLVSRNQFGKSEERKPFSLDDSSSRSLLLGHPTLPTHKEEPEDEKSPSLDSSSADDAQCDSAQSTSNLGGHSPNLVDSIKENFHRSNGLYDNSSDLLNANSGDGGSIYSGISSSKNSSLYVVQSSDLNGFPPDVHQRSPRPIRTPVSTKLTSDSLPASSPPTSSCSDYSTITEACQQRNPSMAVKPGEPVGTMLASSDFSLKNLNISPDILSSSYVMQQWQKNAPVWNGLSNVVHGDHVPMIPPGINLPQVPFVDNSGFGHMKFPGDVQLMSQIGMATPFCTPNSFGIPCYPNLQSPSVWVPPFGIGGYGLPGPFVPPVITNFTPQLPGFPSAVNLAAATDLFHPYKMYEHLGVPMPSPVPDQSLTHYFQQPPIHPYGVGNPYDTMVSSNNFVGNPAGVFGSPIIDPSEQKFQIPVTTVAANASTPIKGGKPIGNYETASPYFGVPMPYPAGPTLHGQPASGTSPRDKRNDVKGFQPPRKNMPVSSEIQGQKGREKFDDPKAHFSVEELISSRTHRVELSDIKGQIVKYSSDQNGSRFIQQKLENCTIEEKDLLFAEVLPHALELMTDVFGNYVIQKFFEKGSPQQKREIANKLAGHVFSLSLQMYGCRVIQKALEVIDLEQKIVLVGELDGHVLRCVHDQNGNHVIQKCIECIPLEHIGFLVSSFQFQVAKLSMHTYGCRVIQRILERCSNNSECLCIIDEILQSACILAQDQYGNYVVQHVLEKGNEHERGQIITKLAGQVVPMSQNKFASNVIERCFEHGGSAERELLVKEILKQTEGNNYLLVIMKDQYANYVVQKMLTTCNEQHKEILLSRVKIHLPLLKKYTYAKHIVSLVERLCGDGAVQSESKKTVTKGC; encoded by the exons ATGGCTACAGAGAGTGCTCGGCCGTTGAGTGGAGGAACTGGAGCAGGGAAGTGGCCACCAAGCAAGGACACGGGTTCCTATGATTCTATTCCAGCTAGCCTTTCAGAAGATGAGTTAGCGGAGTTGGCCTTCATGCCAAATAGTGGCGGCATTTTTGGGAAGTGGAGGGGTTCTGTCCTGGAACGCAGTGGAAGCGCTCCTCCTACCATGGAAGGTTCTTTAGTTGCACTTGGTCACCTCACAGGTCAACCGAGTGGCAACCTTGGGGCCATACTGCCAAACTTGGGCACTGAAGCTAACAATTCAGAGTCTAAGGAGAATATATATTATGATTCGGCATGCGTCAAATACTATATGTCCAAGGTGAATTTGAACCCAAGGTTTCCTCCACCACTCGTTTCAAGGAACCAGTTTGGCAAGTCTGAAGAACGAAAGCCGTTCTCCCTTGatgacagcagcagcaggtccTTACTTCTTGGTCATCCTACTCTGCCAACACACAAGGAAGAACCTGAGGACGAAAAGTCACCAAGTTTGGATTCAAGTTCAGCAGACGATGCTCAATGTGATTCTGCCCAAAGCACATCTAACTTAGGGGGCCACAGTCCAAATCTTGTAGATTCAATTAAG GAAAACTTTCATCGGAGCAATGGTTTGTATGATAATTCTTCCGATCTTTTAAATGCAAACTCTGGTGATGGAGGGTCGATTTATTCTGGCATTAGTTCATCGAAGAATTCCTCACTTTATGTTGTCCAGTCATCAGACTTGAATGGATTTCCACCAGATGTTCATCAACGTTCCCCTAGACCTATTAGGACTCCAGTCAGTACAAAACTTACTAGCGACAGTCTGCCAGcttcatctcctcccacttcatCCTGTTCTGACTACAGTACTATTACTGAAGCTTGTCAGCAAAGAAATCCAAGCATGGCCGTTAAACCTGGTGAACCAGTTGGTACCATGCTTGCTAGTTCAGACTTCAGTCTGAAGAATTTGAATATTAGTCCGGATATCCTAAGTAGTTCATATGTCATGCAACAGTGGCAGAAAAATGCCCCAGTGTGGAATGGCCTATCAAATGTAGTCCATGGCGATCATGTGCCAATGATTCCTCCAGGAATTAATCTTCCTCAAGTTCCATTTGTGGACAATTCCGGTTTTGGTCATATGAAGTTCCCTGGTGATGTTCAACTGATGTCCCAGATCGGGATGGCAACACCTTTTTGTACACCAAATTCTTTTGGGATACCATGTTATCCTAATTTGCAGTCGCCTAGTGTTTGGGTTCCTCCATTCGGAATCGGCGGCTATGGTTTGCCTGGTCCATTTGTCCCACCTGTTATAACTAACTTCACTCCTCAACTTCCTGGTTTTCCTTCAGCAGTAAATCTTGCTGCAGCAACTGACTTATTTCACCCATATAAGATGTATGAGCATCTTGGGGTACCTATGCCATCCCCTGTTCCTGATCAGAGCCTTACGCATTATTTTCAACAGCCCCCTATCCATCCGTATGGTGTTGGAAATCCATATGATACAATGGTTTCAAGTAATAATTTTGTAGGGAATCCTGCTGGCGTTTTTGGTTCACCAATCATTGACCCATCAGAGCAGAAGTTTCAGATACCGGTTACTACTGTAGCTGCTAATGCCTCTACTCCCATCAAAGGTGGAAAGCCCATTGGGAATTATGAGACTGCCTCACCTTACTTTGGCGTACCGATGCCTTATCCAGCAGGTCCAACATTACATGGGCAACCTGCTTCTGGAACATCTCCTCGTGACAAAAGGAACGATGTCAAGGGATTCCAACCCCCTCGAAAAAATATGCCTGTTAGTTCTGAGATACAAGGTCAGAAAGGGAGGGAGAAGTTTGATGATCCCAAGGCACACTTTTCTGTTGAAGAACTAATATCCAGCAGAACTCATAGGGTTGAGCTGTCTGACATCAAAGGACAGATAGTGAAATACag CTCGGACCAAAATGGTAGCCGGTTCATTCAGCAGAAACTGGAGAATTGCACCATTGAAGAAAAGGATTTACTTTTTGCCGAGGTCCTTCCTCATGCTTTGGAATTGATGACTGATGTATTCGGAAATTATGTTATTCAGAAG TTCTTCGAAAAGGGGAGCCCACAgcaaaagagagaaatagctAATAAGCTTGCCGGTCATGTGTTTTCTTTGAGCCTTCAGATGTATGGATGCAGAGTAATTCAGAAG GCCCTTGAAGTAATTGATCTTGAACAGAAAATTGTTCTTGTTGGTGAACTCGATGGACATGTGCTGCGATGTGTTCATGACCAAAATGGGAATCATGTTATACAAAAGTGCATTGAATGTATTCCATTGGAACATATTGGTTTTCTGGTGTCATCTTTTCAGTTCCAGGTTGCCAAACTGTcaatgcatacatatggatGTCGTGTTATTCAG AGAATCCTCGAGCGTTGCAGCAATAATTCTGAATGCCTTTGCATAATTGATGAAATCTTGCAGTCTGCTTGCATCCTCGCACAAGATCAGTATGGGAACTATGTTGTGCAG CATGTTTTGGAGAAAGGGAATGAACATGAAAGGGGCCAAATCATCACTAAATTGGCTGGGCAGGTGGTGCCCATGAGCCAAAACAAATTTGCGTCTAATGTCATAGAGAGGTGTTTTGAACATGGGGGCAGTGCAGAGCGGGAACTTTTGGTCAAGGAGATTCTGAAGCAAACTGAGGGCAATAACTATTTGCTG GTGATAATGAAGGACCAGTATGCTAATTATGTGGTACAGAAGATGCTTACAACATGCAATGAACAACATAAGGAGATCCTTCTCAGTCGTGTGAAAATCCATTTGCCATTATTGAAGAAATACACCTATGCCAAGCACATCGTCAGCCTAGTCGAGCGCCTCTGCGGTGACG GAGCTGTGCAGTCCGAATCCAAAAAAACTGTAACCAAGGGCTGCTGA